The nucleotide window CCACTCGTTTCCATGGTAACGGATCTCAAAGCCCTGTTTCCAGGCGCCGCCGTCGGGGTTATCAAAGGGCAGGAGGTCgtaaacatccagcagctaaGAGACAAAGATGCAGGAGGTTACGATGGAAACACTAAAACATGATGTCTGACCGTGAATGAAACATATTACGTCAGgattcttacacacacacacacttttccgTTAAACACTCTTGACTTCTTCTGgactttgtacatttttcacatttcctcaCAAATATTAGAGAAATGCGACCTCAACGCGATTTCAAAccaaagtaaatacaacccGCTGTCCTCTCTTCAAATAGACCTCACGTTCCTTAATTCGTTTTCAAGTTCCTACGTCCTCagacgatttaaaaaaaaaaaagcttccttAGAGTTATTTAAAGCCGATGTGAATGTTAGATACATTacttcaaaatcaaaaaaaaaaaaactaccgcAAAATTACCTCATGTTTCCCGAGCTATTTATGTTAACTTTagttaaataattttctttttgtgactaaaaagcaagtttttttgtagaatgatttaaaagaatCAACTTTTAACCTCAAATTTAAAAACCGTCGAGTTACttcctttatttattctttctatTAAAATACCTGATACTTCCTGGAAAGATTACTTTGttgtttgacaaataaaaaataaaaaatacttaaaaaacaaacagctggtgttatgctaagctaacctgaACTTCGCCGGTTCTGTCCTTCGTCTCTTCGGCCAATCGGCAGCCAGACAGCATGTCAGCTCGGCCGTGGGCGGAGTCTGAGCTCACATTGGCTCCTCCCCCTCCAGTTTCCCACGGTACTTTGCGATGGACCAGAGAGTCCCTCAGCATAGCAACCAAGCGGTTGTTGTCGCTAAGGAGTTGCTCCAACCTGTCAATCTTCTGCTGGAGGCGGAACAAATCCTGCAGAGAGGTTTTGATTGGTTGTTTAAAGGCTTCGTGTAACTGTTAAACCAATGAAACGCTGAGGAGAAACTGAATGAATTTGAATCCAGAGATGTTAAAATGTCAGGGACGTAGATATTTAATGACCAACAACCAGCCTGTTTCTATGACTCACTTCATCCACCTGTCCAGCAGGTGTGTCCCCGCGGTGCCGGAGCTCCGCCCCTTGCATCAGCTCCAGCATGCGGTACAGCGACATCACCGCCACGCAGAAGACTCCGCCCACCACCACCGCCAACACCCGACTCCTCTTCATCACCATGATGAAAAAGAGGTAACAAGCTGGAGACACGAAAAAAAACACGAAGATTTAACAACGCAGAGATTTTCTGTCTGCAGCGTTGATCagactgaaataataaaactctACAAACAGATGAGTTCATGATGAAATTTCTCTGTAACGTGGGCAATCTGTGGACATGAAGACACTTAGTGGACACGAAGACACTTAGTGGACATGTAGAAACTCTGTGGACACGAAGACACTTAGTGGACACGAAGACACTTAGTGGACATGAAGACACTCTGTGGACACGAAGACACTTAGTGGACATCTAGAAGCTTTGTGGACATGAAGACACTTAGTGGACATCTAGAAACTTTGTGGACATGAAGACACTTAGTAGACACGAAGACACTTGGTGGACATGTAGAAACTCTGTGGACACGAAGACACTTAGTGGACATGTAGAAACTCTGTGGACATGTAGAAACTCTGTGGACACGAAGACACTTAGTGGACATGTAGAAACTCTGTGGACACGAAGACACTTGGTAAACACGAAGACACTTAGTGGACATGTAGAAACTCTGTGGACATGTGGAAACTCTGTGGACATGTAGAAACTCTGTGGACACGAAGACACTTAGTGGACATGTAGAAACTCTGTGGACATGAAGACACTTAGTGGACATGAAGACACTTGGTGGACATGTAGAAACTCTGTGGACATGAAGACACTTGGTGGACACGAAGACACTTGGTGGACATGTAGAAACTCTGTGGACATGTAGAAACTCTGTGGACACGAAGACACTTAGTGGACATGTAGAAACTCTGTGGACATGAAGACACTCTGTGGACATGTAGAAACTCTGTGGACACGAAGACACTTGGTGGACACGAAGACACTTGGTGGACACTGTGGACACGAAGACACTTGGTGGACATGAAGACACTTGGTGGACATGTAGAAACTCTGTGGACATGTAGAAACTCTGTGGACATGAAGACACTTGGTGGACATGTAGAAACTCTGTGGACATGAAGACACTTGGTGGACATGAAGACACTTGGTGGACATGTAGAAACTCTGTGGACATGTAGAAACTCTGTGGACATGTGGAAACTCTGTGGACATGAAGACACTTGGTGGACATGAAGACACTTGGTGGACATGAAGACACTTGGTGGACATATAGAAGCTCTGTGGACATGTAGAAACTCTGTGGACATGTAGAAACTCTGTGGACACGAAGACACTTAGTGGACATGTAGAAACTCTGTGGACATGAAGACACTTGGTGGACACGAAGGCACTTGGTGGACATGTAGAAACTCTGACGCGAAGGCACTTATATACAATACTCAGACAGAAGCTCCACAACTCTGCTGAACGAACTCCGAAAACTGACTCAACTGctattttacacagaaaactcCACAACTCAAAAAACGGCTGTAATTAGATgaaatttttaataaacatttcgAATTCTATGCAATTAGTCgtaatttaattttacagataaTACTTAGAAAACCCTCTGCAGgaaaactgagggttaaacATCAAACTTGacctcctctccttctgttgagaaaaaaaatatcgaCAAACAACtaaatacaaagacaaattCTCAGTGGACTGTGGTTTTCAGGTTAATCTTTACATTTAACGctgtttgcataaaaatgtacaaaaaatacaaaatgtttggAGTATTTTTCTCGGTCAGTGGCAGTGAGGATCAGTCCTGCAGATCAAACTGCTGTGGAGATGAAAAATCATTCAACTTCACATTTTAACTTCAACTCAGACCTTCCTTCCTGGACTTCCGCGTTCAGCAGACAGGAGCAGGTCTCGCGCTCAGCTGTGTCTCGTGCTGTTGTTCACCTGTCCGGTGACGCGACTGTGGCACTTCAGTTTCtcggaaaaacaaaataaaaaaataaacgtTTCATCAAAGCGAAATAAAGTTTTCTGTCTCTCCGCAACGCGGTCTTATCCCGCGGCTGCGTCTGCGCCTGCTCCCcgctgtttgttttgcttccgATCTGGTTCAGCTGATTCAGCGCTGCGGAGACGTCACATCCGGTTAGAGGGGCGGAGAGTCACGTGAAGCTTCCGGCCCGGACCGGATGACCAGGAGGTGAGAGCAgagtcttttattttgtgattgaGTGTTTTCGatcttttcagaataaaagacCCCGGGCCTCTCTCGGGTCCAGGTCCTGGTCCAGGTCCTGGTCCAGATTCTGTGCCTGGAAGCTGGTTCGGGGACAGCGCCTCTAGTGGCGTCTGCAGTCTCGACATTTAATGACTGTGTTTCAACATGTTTTGGATTTAAACTCAGTCGCTCAAACGCAGCCGATCGTCCCCAAAAGCAGCCTACTACAGATACACGCGCGCATGCGCACATGCACGCTCACGAACACCGCCCCGCCTCGTGATAAAATCACGTGACCGGTCCGCAGCGTGACGTGACATCAGCTGACTGCTGTCACAGGAAAAGTCGGATCCTCCGTCGACCTTCGTTTCGTTGAATTTCTCCGGTTTGTGCTCCGTTTCAGCGCCGCCGTCCGCAGCTTCCGTCACCCAGCATGGCGAGTCAGTCGCAGGGcatccagcagctgctgcaggccGAGAAGAGAGCGGCCGAGAAGGTGGCAGAAGCCCGCAAACGTGAGTAGGACAAACGGCCCGCGAGCCGCGGCGGCCCGTTGGCCCGTTAGCCCGTTAGCCCGTTAGCAGGTTACGGCGGCTGTCAGCGGTGAAAACCCCGCGGTGTCCGTGAATAATAAGtgtgggaggaaaagagaaggacaCAAACGAGGGGGAAGGAGCTGGAACCCGTAGAAACCCTGGTGGGTGGAGGTGGGACAGGCTGCACCTGAACTGAATAAGGAAAGCAGAGAGTTCGGAGACTCTCTGCTCCCTTTGTAATCTTTCCTGAAATCAGAATCAAACCGGAGACGGTTTCAGAATCACTGACTTCCTGTCTTCAGTTCGGCTCATAGGCAGGTCTCCGAACCTCACCTGTTCGTCTAAAATGCGGGGTTTTCTGACTCACATTTCACCGCTGTGCCTACCGCCCGCTGATAAATGTGGATATGTTTCCGTGATGAAGAGAAGGTCTGTGAATGGTTTATAAGAAGTGTGTCCTCAACGTCGAAGACATGGaaactttatttactttaatatttgttaatttactacgatattttctgacacttgaTGTTCTAATCTTTTAGATTACTACACGTCTGCATACAGGCCAGGAAGCACAGCTGCAAAAATGGCCGAAATTTGAATGGAGTATGGTTATGTAATCAGGATAAATGTTGGTTTTATCATATTCCGACTCTGCACGTTGTCACTTTAATTATCGTAGTAGCAGtaacacatattttatttactccATTTATTTCTCGAAACAATTCAAAATTCTTATAATATTAAGTAATATTTGCTAAAACCTTGTAATTATTGAATGACTAATGCAGCTACTTGGTTTGGATTCAGCTTCATTTATTCACacatttgtgttgctgtttgttctTGTCTGCTCTTAACAAAACCTGGCTTTTCTATTGGTCCTTAAAATAACTCAGTTTTCCTCAGCGGTTCTGTCAGAGATGCTTCGTATGAGTCAGACATCATGTGGCCATCACATCAtgtgacagagaggagaggacagatgATTGCATCCCATCAGGCCGCAGTAAAACCCTTTGATACAACTGGATCAGTTCACTGATTAAATTCAAATAAGCTTTATTGACATGACAGATCCGAAACCTATGTTGCCAAAGCAGTACAGAAAATCCTTTACATTGACAGATGATttgtaataaatatacaataatatcAACTTATAAACCCTCTTATCAAACACAATATGTTAAAAAGGCACAAATAACAATTAGATTCAGCTCCACTCAACTCATGGCCATACAGGACAGAGAAGTTGTCCATAATGTGTGGAAGGACCGGGTCTGATAGACTAACGTGGGCGGCTAAGCAACTTTTACACACGGAATCAGTCCAACATTTACTATAGAGCTTGTTTCTCTTCGTGCCTGACAACAGTCAACGTACTCTGCGGCTGATACTGCACAGCGACGTTCCCCCCACGTAGACAGGGCAGTTTCTGAGGAGTGGGGAGATGGATAAACTCAGGATATGtaaggtttattttttcaaagaaacCCTCACAGGTCCTGATATTTCTCACAGTAAAGTAGGAAGTGAGATTCTGTCTCAGCTTCTCTGTTCCTGTTTCTGTGGCCAGGCTGTGTCCACTCAGTCTGTACTTGGTCAGCGTTGTTCTTAGTTTTCTATCAGTCCGGGTGTTCAGGGGCTCTGCCTCCATGCACTTTCCGTTTAAGGGTCAAGTAGaattctttttactttttttgatttAGCGTCTTCGTGCTAGTATTTGatataattgtctttttttttttttttttggagatgaTTTGGGTGGGTCAGACTGTTTGGTTTATGAAGCAGAGCTTCAGGATCAGCTGGCCGAGGGGCTGAAGGGCCTCGTACTGGCAGGAGTGGGGGTCACTATATTGCAAGTGTTtctaaaatttgatttgttgctgatgttgttgATTTTAGTTGAAGGGTTTTGGCCAAGCTCTGCCCTGTATGTGTTATTGGCTGTTTGTCTGCGAACTCTACGTATGTTTTGGCACAGTTCTGCATGCAGGGCTTCCAGTGGATGTTTGACCCATTGTGGGAGGTCTTGGCGGGTCCCCACACATCACTACTGTATAATATTATTGGGTCTCTAATGGATTTAGAATCTTGAACCAGGTCTTGATTGGAATGTCAGtctggatttttcttttggtggCACGAAATGTCCAGTGGAATAGATATTCAAGCCTAAATATGTGTAATGTCTTGTATGTGAATTCTCTGCTGTAAGCCCCCTCTGGAGGGGGGCAGGAGAACCAGAGTCATACCAGGGGATGTGTATCGTAGCAGTTGTTCTGCAGATGTGTTTATATAAGAAGGTTGGGCTCTTATTGCAGCCTTGTTTCACCCCACGGTGCTGTTTGAAGTAATAGTTTCCAGCTTTAATTGCACATCTGTCATTCAAATACTTTAACTTAATTTAATCATAGGTGCCACAATACAGTCAAAGGCCTTTTTGAAAtctgcaaaacacaaatgaattttatttttacttagaTGCACGTGTGTCAGTGGGAGTGGTGAGGTAAAGATGTGGTCAGATGTGCGACGGTTTGGCATGAGTCCAGTCTGACTTGTACACAGGACATTGTGGTCATTGAGGAATTGAACTGTACAGGAGTCGATGCTGCAGGGCGCCACACAGCTGGTGCCACATGACCTCTCCGTAATTCTGAGGGTGAAATTGGTCGCCACTTTTTCAAATATATGACAACATAACATAACAGTAATGACAACATTATTCCAACTCTCAGGAAAATATCCCACACTCAGAATTAGATTGAACAATTTTAGAAAAGCCAGGTGGAATTTTTCTGTGCTATATTCCAGCATCATGTTCAGTGTTTCATCAGGCCCACgtgtttttctgcctttgaGGGTCTTCAGTTTTAGTTTCAACTCGTTCATAGTCATTGTGAGATCTAGGGGGTTTTGGTTGTGTTTGATTATCAATTccatattttgtagtttttcaagTATTTCTTTGGTTTCTAAGTCAGTTCTTGGTGGTGCTGGTCCAAATAAGGTCGGAAAATGTTCAGTCCATATGTGTCCATCCTGTGAGACAAGCTCCTCAGGCTCAGACTGACGCAGTCCACTGGTCCCAGTAGGGGTCAAATTCCACTCTCTCTTCAAGCAGAGATAAGTGTTTCTGAGTGTGGTTTATCTGATGATATGATACTCTCCCTCTAATGTGTTGCGGATGTCTCTCGACCTCCTCAGGTAAGAACCGTCGTCTGAAGCAGGCGAAGGAAGAGGCTCAGGCCGAGATCGAACAGTATcgactgcagagagagaaggagttcAAGACCAAAGAGGCCGCCGTACGCACTCCTATTAacttcactttttaaattatatttgttgaactgtgttttttttgtttttagtcttaactgttttgttttttttgttttttttaatgaaatttgagATTTTAACATCCTGCTTTTCACTAAAATCTCcttttcatattcttttatttct belongs to Xiphias gladius isolate SHS-SW01 ecotype Sanya breed wild chromosome 20, ASM1685928v1, whole genome shotgun sequence and includes:
- the atp6v1g1 gene encoding V-type proton ATPase subunit G 1; amino-acid sequence: MASQSQGIQQLLQAEKRAAEKVAEARKRKNRRLKQAKEEAQAEIEQYRLQREKEFKTKEAAALGSHGNSAVEVDRDTAERMGRIQASYRGNRETVLGDLLRHVCDIQPEFHANYRVAG